Within the Salinibacterium sp. TMP30 genome, the region GGTATCAAGCGCCGTTGCTTGAACCGTGTCTGCGTCTGCGAGGTCTGCTGCGGCGGTAACCAGCTCAACGGTGGCAGGAGTTGCGCCCGCACCTAGCTGAGTCTGGCCAAAACGTTCGTCGACAGGGCCGGTCGCGCTGACCTTGTCGCCAATGGCGACAGCGGGGTTCAGGTTGTTGAGGTAGAGGAAGATTCCGTCGGAGGCGCCGGGCGTAGCATCGCTCACCCCGCCTGATCCGGGAGTCTGAATAACGATGCCGCGGTAGCCGGAAGCTCCGCGGTAGTCAGCAGTAACGACACCATCAACGGTGACGGTAGAACCCACCAAGGGGCTCGATGCTGTTGTGCCTTGAACATCGGCAATAGTTGCCGTTGCGTCGGCGGCAAGTGCGGCCGGAGCTGTGATCGTAGTCAACGCGATCGCACACGATGTGGCAAGAGCCCCTATCGTGAGTCGCGTTGGCCTACTGCTTCGAAAATGCATAGCGGGCAGTCCCCTCGAGAGTTGTGAAATCTGTGGTCTACCCCCATTAGGGGTATGACAGACGATAGCCCCGCTCACAGCCAATTCCAAGGGTTAAGGCGAATTGCTCATGTGCGCGTAACCCACTGTTCGTGTGCGCATCTAGCGGCTACCCGGATGCTGCATGCCCAGCAGGCTCGCCACATCACTCGTCGGCTAGCGCACAGAGGAGCGCGCGAAAGCGTGTGCACGTGCAGCCAACGAGCGGGAGATGCGCCCAAAGAGTTCCAGACTCGCCTGGCCGGGCCACCCCGACGGAAGCGCCGAGTTCGGCAACCCAGGATCGAGATACGGGATCACTCGCCACTGATCAAGAGCATGAATGTAGCGAGCGAAGGCTTCGGCGTCGCTCGCGGCCGGGCCCACCTGAGCGGAGTGCTGTGCGAGGAAACGCTCATGCAATTCGCGCAAGCGATCCAGATCCCACCACTGAGCTGCGGCATCCGACAGCGGGCGGTCTGTTTCAGGGCTTCCTGCGATGAACAGCGTTGCGCATTCCTGCAGATCGAGGTCTTCAAGAATCGCAAGAACCTCATCCTTGAGCGATGCCGGGCAAATCCAGAGACCCGTTGCGACGGTTCCACAGCCGATCCAGCCCAGCCGTCGGCGCAACTGGTGACGTGCATCCCGGCGCGACTCAGGAATGGAAAACGAGATCAAACACCAGTTATCGTCTTCGCGCTGTTGTCGAAAACTGAAAATGCGGCGGTCACCACTTTCGAGCATGGGCACCGCGTCACCATGCACCCGATACCCCGGCTGACCGTTGACAACCTCAGGAACGAGCAAACCCTTCGACTTGACTCGAGCGATCGCACTGCGAGCGCCATTGGCCGGAACTCCCAATGCCTCCATGATGCGCACAAGCTGCGCCGACGAGATCCAGCCGCCCAACTGGCGCAACTGCGAGCCAACAAAGGTGCGCAGCAGTGAGGTAGCGCTCCCCGGTCGGGAGTCGAAGTCATCCAGAATCACGGGCTGCTACTTCACCATGGCTGCGTGAATTGCTTCGATCCCCAACTGCACTTCGGCGAAGGTGGTGCTCAGCGGTGATAGCCCCAAGCGGATGCCGTGGGGCCGGCGAAAGTCAGGAATGATCCCCTGTTTCCACAGTTCGGCGTTGACGCGGCCGAAACTCTCGTGGTCGATCGTGATGTGGCTGCCACGCTCATCGGAATTGCGCGGTGAGCTCACGGTGACGCCGAGCGGAACGAGCAATTCGTCGACCAGTTCAAGCGCGAATTCGGTGAGCGCGACAGACTTTGCGCGAATCGCAGGAATGCTGGCCTGCTCGATGAGTCCCAGCATGTCTTGCATGGCAAGGGATCCAATAATCGACGGCGTGCCACTGATGAAGCGACGGATGCCGTGGTGCGGCGCATAGCCTGGCCCCATTTCGAAGGGAGTGCTGCTGCCCATCCACCCCTGGATTGGTTGGGTCATGCTCTCGATGTGTTCTGCGCGCACATACCCGTAGGCGGGGGAGCCTGGCCCACCGTTGAGGTATTTGTAGGTGCACCCGACGGCGAGGTCGACACCCCACTCGTCGAGTTCGGTTTCGACAACTCCGGCGGAGTGACAGGTATCCCAGAGTACGAGCGCACCCACTTCGTGAACGAGCGCGGTGATGCCGGGCATGTCAGCGAGGTGTCCGGAGCGGTAGGCGACATGGCTGATGACGACGATGGCGGTGCTCTCGGTGAGGACCGCGCGCAGCTGGTCGGCGGTTACTCCCCCGTCGATGGGCGGGTCGACCCACCGCAGCGTTTTGCCGAGTTCGTCGGCAATTCCTTCGACGAGATAGCGGTCGGTGGGAAAGTTGCCGGTGTCGATGACAATTTCGCTGCGATCGGGTCGTGCTGTGAGTGCGGCGCGGATCAGTTTGTACAGGATGACCGTGGTGGAGTCGCCGATAAACGTTTGCCCGGGCGCTGCGCCAAGCACTGCGCGGCCGAGTCGGTCGCCGAGAGTCAACGGCAGTTCGTACCATGATTCGTCCCAGCCGCGGATGAGGCGACCACCCCACTGGTCGTTAACGAAGGATGCTAATTGTTCTGCGCTCGCGGTGGTTGGGCGGCCCAGTGAGTTGCCGTCGAGGTAGGCGCGCACTTCGGGGGAACGCACAAACTTGGCGGGGAAGGCGGCAAGCGGGTCAACGGCATCCTTGGTTGCCGCATCGGGTGTGGTATTCATCGGGTCCTCATTAGTTCGGGTGCGGTCAGTACAGTTGCGGTCATCAGCCATTGGGCAAGATCGGTATCAGCGTCGGGAACGGTCGGAAGGTAGCTCACGGTGCTGCCGAGGCTCGGAAGGCAGAGCGCTCGAAGGAGAGCGTCGTTACGCACCCCGGCATCCTGCAGGGCGACAAGCTCGCGCTGGTTGAGTCCCGGCGGAAGATCGCCATTGCCGAGGTCGGTGCCGTACCGCACGATTCCCCCGGCGAGGTGGAACCGTCGCAGGTTGTCGCTGGCGATGTCACAGTCGATACCGCGTTGACCGTAGCCGTGGATGTCGAGGGTGCTGACCCAGGAGTGGCGCCCACCCAAGAAACGTGGATCGCTCTGCGCCATCGTCTCAATGAGGGCGTCATCGAGACGTTCCGACCACGGTGTGTGGGCGAGACGATCAACACCGGCATCGAAGGCTCGCTGTGCCTGGCCGATTCCTTGCGCGTGCGCGACAACTTCGCAGCCTCTGCTGTGCGAGTACTCGACCACGGCATCCAACGTCTCATCGGCGATGACCGGACCATCATCGGTATTCAGCGTGACTTTGATGAGGGATGCCCCCGCAGCTACTTGCTCAGCCACAACCGCGATCGCTTGCTCTGGCGTTGACACTTCGCACACCGAGAGTGTTGCGGCCCACGCGCGAGTAGCAGGGTAGCCGCCGGGTGCCGTAATGAATGCCCCCGCATAGCGCAGCGCAGGAACCATGTTGTCGCTCGCCCATTCGATAAGACGGCCAGGGTCTCCGCCCAGGTCATCAACCGCAGCAAGGCCGCCCGCGATGAGGCTACGCGGCTCGATCAGCCCGAGATGCACGTGCGAGTCACGAAAGCCCGGAAGCAGCACTCCCGGGAGGTGGCGCGCACCAGAGTTGTGGTGATCGGCGGTTGGGGCATCCGGAAGTACCGTAATTGAGGATGGCGTAACCCGCACAATGGCCGGACCATGCCAGCCGCGCTCCCAGTACGCATCAATCGCATAGTCGACGCTTGCCGCGCCGACGGGCTCTGTCACGAACGCCCAATCTCGGTGCGCACAGCGAATAGTTCAGGGAAGAAGGTGAGATCGAGTGCTTTCTGCAAGAAGCCGACACCGCTTGACCCGCCGGTGCCACGCTTCATGCCGATGATGCGCATGACTGTTTTCATGTGGCGGAAGCGCCACAGCTGAAAGTTGTCTTCGAGGTCAACGAATTCTTCGCACGCTTCGTAGGCGAGCCAGTGTTCGCTCTCGTTGTCGTAAATGTGGCGGAACGTGTCGATGAGGTCATCGTTCTGCTCGTAGCCGCGCGTGACATCGCGGTTGAGTACGGCTGCCGGGATGTCGTAGCCGTGCCGGGCAAGGTAGCGGAGAAACTCGTCGTAGACGCTGGGCTCGGCCAGCAGTGTGCTGAGCAGGGCGTGCGCTTCGGGCTGAGATTCGAAGACCTTGAGCATGCCGGCGTTCTTGTTGCCGAGCAGAAACTCAACCGCGCGGTACTGGTGCGACTGGAATCCGGATGAGCTACCTAAGTAGTCACGGAACTGCGAATACTCACTGGGCGTCAGGGTCGCAAGCACTGACCACTGCTCGGTGAGAGTGCGCTGGATGTGCTTGACGCGCGCAATGCGCTTGAGCGCAATAGAGAGGTTGTCGTTGGCGATCAGATCGCGGGCCGAAGTCAGTTCGTGGATCACCAGTTTGAGCCACAGCTCGGTGGTCTGATGTTGGATGATGAACAGCATCTCGTCGTGATGCTCAGGCTTGCTCTGCGTGGTTTGCGCGCTGAGTAGCTGGTCGAGTTCTAGGTAGGAACCGTACGACATCCGCTCACTGAAGTCGGTAACAATATCGTCTTCGAGGGCGCGTTCGTTGTGAGTATCCGACATGCCGACACCCTATTGCACTTTTACGACGACCGCCACACTTGTGTTTACCTGCGGACTCACATCTGCCTCAGGTCAGGGGGCCTTCTCACCGTCCACGCTTTCCGCAGCCCTGTTTTCGCCGACCTCATGAATACTGCGAAGGCTGTCGTCAAGGGCGCTGCCAAGTGTCGCGTCAGCGTTGTCCTGCTCGTTTTTGCCCTTCAACTTCTCGCGCGCAGCAGCGTCAGTGGCACCGTCCATCATCGGTTCGTCCTGAGTTTTGTCATGTGAAGTCATGTTCGAATTCTATGGTCAGACCCTGATGAATCGCCGCTATGGGTTCCCTTTGCGAAACCAGTTTCTGCCCGGCGCTTGCGCTTCTCGTTCGCAGCAGCGAGGGCCTTGCGCGCGAGAGCGTTAGCCTTGCCGCTGGCTCTCTTTGCCGCCTCAAACTCTGTTCCGAGAAGGGCGAGACCGCCCACCGTGATGAGGGAGCCCGGCCCCGGCAAGGGAATCAGCGCTATGCCAAGCACGACGGTCGTACCGCCGACGACACCGATCGTCGTACGGTAGACGCGATTCGAAGTCGGGTTTTTACGGATCGCGGCGCGCGTTCCACGGGCCGCAGAACTCGCCACGTGTCCCAGTGCGGAACCGGCACGCGCCGCGGCTGATGGTTTGTCGTTCATAATTCGATTCTACGAGAGGCGGCTGCGACTCCACCCTCTGAAGATGCAGAAAACCCCGGATACCTACCACGTGAGTGGGGCATCCGGGGCTCTCTTACGCTGATGTGAGCTGGGTGCTAGTTAGAGCGCAGCCAACTTGTCGATGACGACGTCTCCGGCAGCGACGTCGATCGACTCTGCGTCGATTTCGGCGCGGCCGAGCAATTCGTCCATCTTGCGGCGGCGGTTGCGGTTGATGAGCGTGACAACGGTGCCGACCTTGCCGGCGCGACCGGTACGACCAGCGCGGTGCAGGTACGTCTTGTACTCCTCGGGAGCGTCAGCCTGAATAACGAGACTGATGTCATCCACGTGGATGCCGCGGGCGGCAACGTCTGTCGCGACGAGAACATTTACCTTGCCACTCGTGAGCATCTGGAGGTTGCGGGTACGACGCGACTGGTTGAGGTCACCGTGGAGGCTGGTCGCCGGAGTTCCCCCCATGCTCAAGAATTCGGCCATCTCTTCGGCGAACGCACGCGTGCGAGTGAAGACGAGAGTCTTGCCATCACCCGCAGCAAGCTGCTTGATGATCGCACGCTTTTCGCGCTGTTCGATGAGCAGAACTTTGTGGTCGATCGTGGATGAAGCCTGGTCTTCGCCAGCCACCTCGTGCACAGCCGGGTCAACAAGGAACTCCTTGACGAGAGTGGCAACACCCTTGTCGAGGGTTGCCGAGAACAGCAACTTCTGGCCGCCTACGCTGGTCTCACGCAGGATGCGCTGAACAGGCTCGAGGAACCCAAGGTCGCACATGTGGTCTGCTTCATCGAGAACAGTAACCTTCACCTGACTGAGGTCCAGTCGACCCTGCTCGATGAGGTCTTCAACACGACCGGGGGTAGCGATGATGACATCGACACCACGCGTGAGCGCTGCAACCTGCTTGTACTGAGGAACGCCACCAACGATGGTCGTCGTGAACAGACCAACGCTGCGAGCGATGGGCTGAATGGTGCGGTCAATCTGCTGAGCAAGCTCACGAGTCGGCGCGAGGATGAGGGCGCGAGGCTTGCGACCCATCTGACGGTCCTTGCCACCATTGTTTTCCATGAGGCGCTCAACGAGGGGCGCACCGAAAGCAATGGTTTTGCCCGATCCGGTCTTTCCGCGGCCAAGAACATCTTTGCCGGCGAGAACATCGGGGATGGTTGCTGCCTGGATGGGGAACGGCGACTCTGCACCCATGGATGCGAGCTGACGCGAAATGTTCGAACCAATACCGAGGTCGAGGAACGACTTGCCTGCAACCTCGCTCGCAGTAACTACTTTGGCTACAAGACGCTCAAGTACAACATCTTCCTGCTGCGAGTGCGACGACTTGGCGTCACGGTTCGGGTAGTACGAGCTTTCGCGCGGCTCCGAGCGTTGCGCACGATCGTTGCGGTCATTGTACGACGGACGGCCACCACGATCGGGGCGGTCACCGTACGAGGGACGCTCTGACCGCTGAGCGCGATCGTTGTATGCGGGACGCTCCGTGCGCTGGGCGCGATCGTTATATGCGGGACGCTCCGTGCGCTGGGCGCGGTCGTTATACGAAGGACGCTCGGTACGGCCGGCGGATGCGCCACGGTTAGCCCGGTCGTTGTACGAAGGGCGCTCGGTGCGCTGGGGGCGTTCGTTGCGGTCTCCGTAAGACGGGCGCCCGCCACGTTCGGGACGGTCACCATAGGAAGGGCGCTCGCTGCGCTGAGCGCGATCGTTGTATGACGGGCGCTCTGAGTGGCCACTGTATCCACCACGGTCCGGACGCGAGTCACGCTGAGGACGATCGCCAGAGCTTCCGCGCTCTGGGCGTTCACTGCGCTGGGAGCGGTCACCATAAGCACCACGTTCATTGCGCTGCGGACGGTCACCATAGGAGGGGCGCTCGTTGCGGTCGCCATTCTCGGG harbors:
- a CDS encoding PaaX family transcriptional regulator C-terminal domain-containing protein, which gives rise to MILDDFDSRPGSATSLLRTFVGSQLRQLGGWISSAQLVRIMEALGVPANGARSAIARVKSKGLLVPEVVNGQPGYRVHGDAVPMLESGDRRIFSFRQQREDDNWCLISFSIPESRRDARHQLRRRLGWIGCGTVATGLWICPASLKDEVLAILEDLDLQECATLFIAGSPETDRPLSDAAAQWWDLDRLRELHERFLAQHSAQVGPAASDAEAFARYIHALDQWRVIPYLDPGLPNSALPSGWPGQASLELFGRISRSLAARAHAFARSSVR
- a CDS encoding aminotransferase class V-fold PLP-dependent enzyme: MNTTPDAATKDAVDPLAAFPAKFVRSPEVRAYLDGNSLGRPTTASAEQLASFVNDQWGGRLIRGWDESWYELPLTLGDRLGRAVLGAAPGQTFIGDSTTVILYKLIRAALTARPDRSEIVIDTGNFPTDRYLVEGIADELGKTLRWVDPPIDGGVTADQLRAVLTESTAIVVISHVAYRSGHLADMPGITALVHEVGALVLWDTCHSAGVVETELDEWGVDLAVGCTYKYLNGGPGSPAYGYVRAEHIESMTQPIQGWMGSSTPFEMGPGYAPHHGIRRFISGTPSIIGSLAMQDMLGLIEQASIPAIRAKSVALTEFALELVDELLVPLGVTVSSPRNSDERGSHITIDHESFGRVNAELWKQGIIPDFRRPHGIRLGLSPLSTTFAEVQLGIEAIHAAMVK
- a CDS encoding amidohydrolase; the protein is MTEPVGAASVDYAIDAYWERGWHGPAIVRVTPSSITVLPDAPTADHHNSGARHLPGVLLPGFRDSHVHLGLIEPRSLIAGGLAAVDDLGGDPGRLIEWASDNMVPALRYAGAFITAPGGYPATRAWAATLSVCEVSTPEQAIAVVAEQVAAGASLIKVTLNTDDGPVIADETLDAVVEYSHSRGCEVVAHAQGIGQAQRAFDAGVDRLAHTPWSERLDDALIETMAQSDPRFLGGRHSWVSTLDIHGYGQRGIDCDIASDNLRRFHLAGGIVRYGTDLGNGDLPPGLNQRELVALQDAGVRNDALLRALCLPSLGSTVSYLPTVPDADTDLAQWLMTATVLTAPELMRTR
- the kynA gene encoding tryptophan 2,3-dioxygenase is translated as MSDTHNERALEDDIVTDFSERMSYGSYLELDQLLSAQTTQSKPEHHDEMLFIIQHQTTELWLKLVIHELTSARDLIANDNLSIALKRIARVKHIQRTLTEQWSVLATLTPSEYSQFRDYLGSSSGFQSHQYRAVEFLLGNKNAGMLKVFESQPEAHALLSTLLAEPSVYDEFLRYLARHGYDIPAAVLNRDVTRGYEQNDDLIDTFRHIYDNESEHWLAYEACEEFVDLEDNFQLWRFRHMKTVMRIIGMKRGTGGSSGVGFLQKALDLTFFPELFAVRTEIGRS
- a CDS encoding PGPGW domain-containing protein → MNDKPSAAARAGSALGHVASSAARGTRAAIRKNPTSNRVYRTTIGVVGGTTVVLGIALIPLPGPGSLITVGGLALLGTEFEAAKRASGKANALARKALAAANEKRKRRAETGFAKGTHSGDSSGSDHRIRT
- a CDS encoding DEAD/DEAH box helicase, with the protein product MPNFNKPATGRGNKNFKPAPKGGGGARSEGHRGFRADQGEAPKRRWSADDRAARTGDRKPGAARGGRDERRPDWTPREKPARGGRPENGDRNERPSYGDRPQRNERGAYGDRSQRSERPERGSSGDRPQRDSRPDRGGYSGHSERPSYNDRAQRSERPSYGDRPERGGRPSYGDRNERPQRTERPSYNDRANRGASAGRTERPSYNDRAQRTERPAYNDRAQRTERPAYNDRAQRSERPSYGDRPDRGGRPSYNDRNDRAQRSEPRESSYYPNRDAKSSHSQQEDVVLERLVAKVVTASEVAGKSFLDLGIGSNISRQLASMGAESPFPIQAATIPDVLAGKDVLGRGKTGSGKTIAFGAPLVERLMENNGGKDRQMGRKPRALILAPTRELAQQIDRTIQPIARSVGLFTTTIVGGVPQYKQVAALTRGVDVIIATPGRVEDLIEQGRLDLSQVKVTVLDEADHMCDLGFLEPVQRILRETSVGGQKLLFSATLDKGVATLVKEFLVDPAVHEVAGEDQASSTIDHKVLLIEQREKRAIIKQLAAGDGKTLVFTRTRAFAEEMAEFLSMGGTPATSLHGDLNQSRRTRNLQMLTSGKVNVLVATDVAARGIHVDDISLVIQADAPEEYKTYLHRAGRTGRAGKVGTVVTLINRNRRRKMDELLGRAEIDAESIDVAAGDVVIDKLAAL